Below is a window of Microaerobacter geothermalis DNA.
ATTTGAAATTCTCTGTTTTTATGAAATCCATTTTAAATACTCATTTCTTTAGTCGTAAGAGGTTCGATCATTCGTATAATTTACCCTAGTGAGGTACATGTTACAAATAAGCAAAATCATTCAAATCATTTGGTTTAGAGGGAAGAAGTGAAAAGTTAGAAGGGATAAAAGATGGGATTTATAAAAAGAAATCGGCCTGCTCACCCAAAACAGCCCCTGAAATCAAGTCTCAAGGAAAATTTTGATGAGGTTAAGAGAAGGCTGGGAAACAGTAGCGATATCATCACGAGGGAGATCCAGATTGGCAAATCAGGAAAAATAATGGCTGGACTCATTTATACCGATGGGTTGGCGGACAAAAAAAGTATCCAAGACTTTATCATGGAATCCTTAATGATCAACGTGAAGGAAAGCCATCCGAATATGAAAATATCACAACATTTTTTAAGTAATCTTAAAGAAATTGCCATAACGATTGGTGATGTAAAAGAGATAAACGACTTTAATACCTTATTTAACGAAATTTTATCCGGAAATACTGTGATATTGGTCGATGGTTTTTCCCAAGGGTTTTCAGCCGGAACAAAGGGTTGGGAGGATCGGGGAGTTACGGAGCCTTCCTCTACCACTGTAGTTAGAGGGCCGAGAGATGGCTTTTCTGAAACGTTGGGAACCAATACCTCCCTTATCCGGCGAAGGATTAAAGATCCTAATCTTTGGTTGGAAACAAAGGAAATTGGAAGGGTAACGAAAACCTCTGTAGGGATTATGTATATTAAAGGAATAGTGAATGACAAAGTCGTGGAAGAGGTCCATAGAAGATTGGATCGAATTGAAATAGACGGAATTCTGGAAAGCGGCTATATTGAAGAACTAATTCAGGATGAGACCTATACTCCCTTTCCTACGATATTTCATTCCGAACGCCCTGACGTGATTGCAGCTGGTCTTTTAGAAGGGCGTGTAGCAATTCTAGTCGATGGAACCCCATTTGTTCTTCTGGTACCTGCTGTATTTATGCAGTTTTATCAAGCAGCCGAGGACTACTACCAAAGGGCGGATATTGGAACTTTGCTTCGATTTCTCCGTTTTGTTGCCTTTTTCATTGCCCTTACTGCCCCTTCCCTTTATATTGCCATTACCACCTTTCATCAGGAAATGCTGCCTACAACCCTGCTAATCAGCTTGGCAGCCCAACGGGAAGGGGTTCCCTTTCCTGCCTTTATCGAAGCCCTATTGATGGAGGTATCATTCGAGATTCTAAGAGAAGCGGGAGTCAGGATGCCAAGGGCCGTGGGACAGGCGGTGTCCATTGTGGGAGCATTGGTCATTGGGACAGCAGCCGTAGAGGCCGGAATTGTATCGGCAGCAATGGTTATTATCGTCTCCATTACCGCCATCGCCAGCTTTGTGTTTCCTTCGTTTAATATGGCTATATCCATAAGAATTCTTCGCTTTTTGTTAATGGGCCTTTCTGCTTCCTTTGGCTTATTCGGTATTACCGTGGGACTCATTGCATTGGTTCTTCATTTGTCCAGCTTAAGATCCTTTGGGGTTCCTTATATGACTCCATTTGCTCCCTTTATTCTTGCTGATAATAAAGATGCCATGTTCCGCCTGCCTATCTGGGGTATGTTTTCCCGTCCCCGTTTAATCAACCAGAAAAATATCATCCGTGAGGATATGCCTCCCACGCAAAAACCGGAACCAAGGCAAAGACAAAAAAACAATTAGGTTTAACCTTCGATCAAAGGAGTTAGGATATATGGACCGACCCATTCCCAATAAACGAAAAACCCTGATTCAAAAAACTCTGACAATCTTGGTCATCGTTGTGATGATGGTTTCCCTTGGCGGCTGCTGGAACCGCCGGGAATTGGATGAATTGGCGATTGCCTCTATTCTGGGATTGGAAAAATCGGATGGCAAATATCATGTTTCTGTTTCCATTATTAATGCCGGACAAATTGCCCAAAAAGGCGGAGGAGCTCCTGGCACCCGTACTCCTGTGACTACCTATCATGCCAAAGCAGACACCCTATTTGAAGCGTTTCGCAAATTAACAACCGAAGTTCCCCGGAAGATTTATTTTTCTCAGTTACGGATGGTGGTGATTGGAGAACACTTAGCAAAGGACGGTATCGAAAAATCCCTGGATATGATATCCAGGGACCATGAATTTCGTACTGATTTTTACATCGTGGTAACCAATGGAACCACCCCTGACGATGTGATTGATGTTCTTACTCCAATAGAAGTAATTCCGGGAAACAAAATGTTCTCCTCCCTTAAAATGTCCCAAAAAAGTTGGGCGGGAACACTCAATGTAACCCTCGATGAATTGATTTCCGCTTTGACCAGCGATGGCAGAGAAGCAGTATTAACAGGGGTGATGGTTAAGGGAGATGAAAAGGAAGCTCAGACAAGAGAAAATGTAGAAAGAATTGATTCCCTTGGCTATATCAAATATTCTGGAATTGCCGCGTTTAAAAAAGGAAAGTTGGTGGGTTGGCTGAATGAAGATGAAAGTATTGGATACAATCAAATCCAGGGAAAGGTAAAAAGCACAATCGTAAATGTACCTTGTCCAAAGGGAAAAACAGCCATTGAGATTATTCGAACTAAGGCAACCATCAAAGGAAGAGTGGAAAATGGTAGACCTAAAATAACCATTGATTATTGGGCAGAAGGAAATATTGGAGAAGTGGAATGCCCCCTTGATTTAACCAAGACGAAAACCCTTTATGATCAGGAAATAAAAACAGAGCAAGTCATTAAAGAAAATATGGAAAAGGCCCTTCGCAAAGCACAAAAAACATTAAAGGCGGATATCTTCGGTTTTGGAGAAGCCATTCACCGGAGCAATCCTAAGGCTTGGAAAGATTTAAAGAAGAATTGGGACAAAGAGTTTGCCGATATAAAAGTGGAGTTTAAGGTGGATGTCAAACTTAGACGGACAGGAACTATCAACAATCCGTTTTTTAAAAAATAAATGAAGGGTGGAGCAATCATGTGGGTCGTATTGGGGATCTTATTCATCGCCGGGATCATTGCTCTTATTGAAGTTCCTTCTCTATTGAAAAAAAACCTAAAAAAAGAACTGTGGGTATTTTCTATTCTTCTTTTTATAGGGACAGGTCTCAGTATTGTTGAAGGATTGCAAATAAACCTCCCCAACCCTTTGGACTGGATTACGATAATCTATAAGCCCTTAAGTGATTTGATTTTTGGTTTGTTATAGAAGGTTATTAATGTAAAGGAGAAACACATCATGCTGGAAAACGGCA
It encodes the following:
- a CDS encoding spore germination protein, encoding MGFIKRNRPAHPKQPLKSSLKENFDEVKRRLGNSSDIITREIQIGKSGKIMAGLIYTDGLADKKSIQDFIMESLMINVKESHPNMKISQHFLSNLKEIAITIGDVKEINDFNTLFNEILSGNTVILVDGFSQGFSAGTKGWEDRGVTEPSSTTVVRGPRDGFSETLGTNTSLIRRRIKDPNLWLETKEIGRVTKTSVGIMYIKGIVNDKVVEEVHRRLDRIEIDGILESGYIEELIQDETYTPFPTIFHSERPDVIAAGLLEGRVAILVDGTPFVLLVPAVFMQFYQAAEDYYQRADIGTLLRFLRFVAFFIALTAPSLYIAITTFHQEMLPTTLLISLAAQREGVPFPAFIEALLMEVSFEILREAGVRMPRAVGQAVSIVGALVIGTAAVEAGIVSAAMVIIVSITAIASFVFPSFNMAISIRILRFLLMGLSASFGLFGITVGLIALVLHLSSLRSFGVPYMTPFAPFILADNKDAMFRLPIWGMFSRPRLINQKNIIREDMPPTQKPEPRQRQKNN
- a CDS encoding Ger(x)C family spore germination protein; translated protein: MDRPIPNKRKTLIQKTLTILVIVVMMVSLGGCWNRRELDELAIASILGLEKSDGKYHVSVSIINAGQIAQKGGGAPGTRTPVTTYHAKADTLFEAFRKLTTEVPRKIYFSQLRMVVIGEHLAKDGIEKSLDMISRDHEFRTDFYIVVTNGTTPDDVIDVLTPIEVIPGNKMFSSLKMSQKSWAGTLNVTLDELISALTSDGREAVLTGVMVKGDEKEAQTRENVERIDSLGYIKYSGIAAFKKGKLVGWLNEDESIGYNQIQGKVKSTIVNVPCPKGKTAIEIIRTKATIKGRVENGRPKITIDYWAEGNIGEVECPLDLTKTKTLYDQEIKTEQVIKENMEKALRKAQKTLKADIFGFGEAIHRSNPKAWKDLKKNWDKEFADIKVEFKVDVKLRRTGTINNPFFKK